A portion of the Maylandia zebra isolate NMK-2024a linkage group LG9, Mzebra_GT3a, whole genome shotgun sequence genome contains these proteins:
- the foxh1 gene encoding forkhead box protein H1: MTKHWPGQSLLAPIASSHLGELLDHQLDFHRNEQQSFSPSGVAPWSSPAQYWPYLTDPMPPQQLPRSEEPTERPGHLTGATGFMDKEEAPGSLNPNDQDGQFKQDETQDMWKSEREKRNAGNGKKKNYQRYPKPPYSYLAMIAMVIQRSPEKKLTLAEILKEISTLFPFFKGNYKGWRDSVRHNLSSYDCFVKVLKDPGKPQGKGNFWAVELSRIPLELLKRQNTAVSRQDETIFAQDLAPYIMQGHKPESEAPPEPVTSLPPTSSGNSFPPQDDLYRPKLDSSFAIDSLLHSLRPISASGDLDMASGDCWGEVTRARPSQHRYTSSARSASASSASPASTSSSSSSSSDEEWKGVTGKRVPPDVEAGGDICRPPLQKSARRETVPPPWELPTSYAKYAPPNVVAPPSMRFNGGPLMPLHSGLPIYGYGSSPMTQSHFLGHTYWPILPTRQVSVRAPPLLMDLDNMLQSVPPNKSVFDVLVPASQNSHPHYQQPGQYSLQNGAPLNRYHQY; encoded by the exons ATGACAAAGCATTGGCCGGGGCAGAGTCTCTTGGCACCGATCGCTTCATCCCACCTAGGAGAACTTCTCGACCATCAACTTGACTTCCACAgaaatgagcagcagagttTTTCTCCCAGCGGCGTAGCGCCGTGGAGCTCACCGGCCCAATACTGGCCTTACCTCACGGATCCGATGCCTCCCCAGCAGCTGCCGCGCTCGGAGGAACCAACGGAGCGCCCCGGACACCTCACCGGCGCCACGGGATTCATGGATAAAGAGGAAGCGCCTGGATCTTTAAACCCGAATGATCAAGATGGACAGTTTAAGCAGGATGAAACGCAGGACATGTGGAAAAGTGAACGGGAGAAAAGAAATGCCGGCAATGGGAAGAAAAAGAACTACCAGAGGTATCCAAAACCTCCGTATTCCTATCTTGCAATGATCGCTATGGTCATCCAGAGGTCTCCAGAGAAGAAGCTGACGTTAGCGGAG ATCCTCAAGGAGATCAGTACCCTCTTTCCATTTTTCAAAGGAAACTACAAAGGCTGGCGAGATTCTGTGCGACACAACCTTTCCTCATATGACTGCTTTGTTAAG GTATTGAAAGACCCAGGTAAGCCACAGGGCAAAGGCAATTTCTGGGCAGTGGAGCTGAGCCGCATTCCTCTGGAGCTTCTCAAGAGGCAGAACACGGCCGTGTCCCGCCAGGATGAAACCATCTTTGCTCAGGATCTGGCTCCTTACATCATGCAGGGACACAAGCCTGAGTCTGAGGCGCCCCCTGAACCTGTGACCTCGCTCCCTCCCACATCTTCTGGAAACTCTTTCCCACCGCAGGATGACTTGTACAGACCTAAGCTGGATTCGTCCTTCGCGATCGACTCCCTGCTACACAGCCTGAGGCCAATCAGTGCCTCTGGGGATTTAGATATGGCTTCAGGGGACTGCTGGGGTGAGGTGACTCGGGCTCGGCCTTCGCAACATCGTTACACCTCCTCTGCTCGGAGTGCCTCTGCCAGCTCTGCAAGCCCAGCCTCcacgtcctcctcttcctcgtctTCATCTGATGAAGAGTGGAAAGGAGTAACTGGGAAGCGTGTTCCTCCTGATGTGGAAGCAGGGGGAGATATTTGTAGGCCACCACTGCAAAAATCAGCCAGACGGGAAACTGTACCACCTCCATGGGAGCTCCCCACCTCCTACGCTAAATATGCACCCCCTAATGTCGTTGCCCCACCTAGCATGCGTTTCAACGGGGGTCCTCTCATGCCCCTACACAGCGGGCTACCCATCTACGGCTATGGTAGCTCTCCCATGACACAAAGTCACTTCTTGGGCCATACATACTGGCCCATCCTCCCCACTAGACAAGTTTCAGTGAGAGCCCCTCCTTTACTCATGGACCTGGACAACATGTTGCAATCTGTACCTCCAAATAAGAGCGTGTTTGATGTGCTGGTACCAGCCAGTCAAAACTCTCACCCACACTATCAGCAGCCCGGTCAGTACTCTTTGCAGAACGGGGCTCCTCTCAACCGGTACCATCAATACTGA